One genomic segment of Bacillota bacterium includes these proteins:
- the ftsE gene encoding cell division ATP-binding protein FtsE, with product MIRMNRVSKVYPNKTAALVNVDLSVRDGEFVFLVGPSGAGKTTFLNLLVRHVLPTTGHVIIDGKNICRLKPWEVPYLRRRIGMIFQDFKLLPNKTVFENIAFALRVMERPNYEIWKRVSDVLRLVGLQDKAKVLPQNLSGGEQQRVSIARAIVKRPDILLADEPTGNLDIDTSFGIMELLEEINRNGTTVIMATHNKAIVDRMKRRVVEIDHGRIVRDEDGGAYKG from the coding sequence ATGATTCGCATGAATCGAGTTTCAAAAGTATATCCAAACAAGACAGCCGCACTGGTGAATGTCGATCTTTCTGTCAGGGATGGAGAATTTGTGTTCCTTGTCGGGCCCAGCGGAGCGGGGAAGACGACCTTCCTAAACCTTTTAGTTCGTCATGTACTCCCAACGACGGGACACGTGATTATAGATGGCAAGAACATTTGTCGGCTCAAACCATGGGAAGTTCCTTACTTGCGCAGGAGGATCGGAATGATCTTTCAGGATTTCAAGCTGCTTCCCAATAAGACAGTATTTGAGAATATCGCCTTTGCTTTGAGAGTGATGGAAAGACCGAATTACGAGATCTGGAAACGCGTGTCAGATGTTTTGCGCCTGGTGGGGTTACAAGATAAGGCCAAGGTGCTGCCGCAAAATCTGTCTGGAGGAGAGCAACAACGTGTCTCGATCGCCAGGGCCATTGTGAAGCGGCCTGACATTCTGCTTGCTGATGAGCCTACCGGCAACCTAGATATTGACACCTCCTTCGGCATCATGGAATTGCTCGAGGAAATAAATCGAAATGGCACTACGGTGATCATGGCTACCCATAACAAGGCTATTGTAGACAGGATGAAGAGACGCGTGGTTGAGATTGACCACGGGCGAATAGTTAGGGACG
- the csaB gene encoding polysaccharide pyruvyl transferase CsaB: protein MPEDREKGLSMGDHKFVISGYYGFGNLGDECVLQAIISHLREASPGCEILVLSGDPDDTRRAYGVRSIHRYAVRGIARELETASLFISGGGSLFQDVTSFRSIWYYLGMVGLALSLGVPVMVYAQGIGPFRSRISQIVTRRFLNRCDVITVRDEQSRKALDALAINRPSIHVVADPVFGLDFRELQIRADWRPDRLGGRPGSKFRIGIAPREWNGSGRYRRAIAEAASRLIKDFDADCVLMPFHHAVDDKICHEISAEITGKSGKPAPVSQCRSPEEVMAKIQELDLLIGMRLHSLIMAANSGTPFIAISYDPKIEALTAELGCGKPLKVDDVSSEQIYDAAAAVLNQRGKEPGGAPGSAEPENGRFPLANVCFPREDVVLALREKSRKSAVLAVETARKRKPGTVYILGFPVDSIDMREATERAGEMARRDAVSHVVTMNAEICILARGDQELARIIRAADMVTADGAGVVWAARLSGWPVPERVAGYDLMLSIMHALPQWGMGVYLLGSAPEVVESAKKRLEENIPGLRVLGAHHGYFKGEDAEEDVLCSMWNSGARVFFVAMGAPKQEKWIDKMRSAGKLPPGLYIGVGGAFDVVAGIKKRAPLWIQRAGLEWLYRVLSEPARIRRVWNLPRFMWAVMMHEALRLCLGLRLRRDKSTGEARR from the coding sequence ATGCCAGAGGATAGGGAGAAAGGGCTGAGTATGGGGGATCATAAGTTCGTCATATCCGGTTACTATGGCTTTGGCAATTTAGGGGATGAATGTGTCCTTCAGGCTATAATCTCCCATCTCCGCGAGGCGTCACCCGGTTGCGAGATCCTAGTATTATCTGGCGATCCTGATGATACTCGGAGAGCATATGGAGTAAGATCTATCCACAGGTACGCCGTAAGGGGCATTGCTAGGGAGCTCGAGACAGCCTCGCTCTTCATCAGTGGGGGCGGGAGCCTGTTTCAAGATGTGACCAGCTTCCGTTCCATTTGGTACTATCTCGGCATGGTGGGGCTGGCACTGTCTCTTGGAGTGCCTGTAATGGTCTATGCGCAGGGGATAGGGCCATTCAGGTCCCGAATCAGCCAGATTGTGACGCGCAGGTTCTTGAATCGCTGTGATGTCATCACTGTACGTGACGAGCAATCCAGAAAGGCACTCGACGCCCTGGCCATCAATCGACCTTCGATCCATGTGGTGGCAGACCCTGTTTTCGGTCTAGATTTCAGAGAACTTCAGATCCGGGCGGATTGGCGACCGGACCGGCTGGGCGGGCGGCCGGGTTCGAAATTCAGGATAGGCATAGCGCCAAGGGAATGGAATGGGTCTGGACGTTATAGGCGCGCCATAGCTGAGGCAGCAAGTCGTCTCATTAAGGACTTTGATGCTGATTGCGTTCTCATGCCATTCCATCATGCTGTAGATGACAAGATATGCCATGAAATTTCAGCTGAAATTACGGGGAAAAGCGGTAAGCCTGCGCCGGTCAGCCAGTGCAGATCTCCGGAAGAGGTCATGGCGAAGATTCAGGAGTTGGACCTGCTCATCGGGATGCGCCTCCACTCTCTCATAATGGCCGCGAATTCGGGCACTCCTTTCATAGCGATTTCGTATGACCCCAAGATAGAAGCCTTAACAGCGGAGCTGGGCTGCGGTAAGCCTCTCAAAGTGGATGATGTCTCATCTGAACAGATATATGATGCTGCCGCAGCTGTTTTGAACCAACGGGGAAAAGAGCCAGGCGGCGCCCCCGGTTCAGCGGAACCAGAGAATGGGCGTTTTCCGCTGGCAAATGTATGCTTTCCACGTGAAGACGTGGTCCTGGCGCTCCGGGAGAAAAGTCGGAAATCTGCAGTCCTAGCCGTGGAAACTGCGCGAAAGAGAAAGCCAGGCACGGTCTATATATTGGGTTTCCCTGTTGATTCCATCGATATGCGGGAGGCGACGGAACGTGCAGGGGAGATGGCCCGGCGTGATGCCGTATCTCATGTCGTTACCATGAATGCTGAGATATGTATATTAGCCAGAGGTGATCAGGAGCTTGCCCGCATCATAAGGGCAGCTGATATGGTCACTGCAGATGGCGCGGGCGTCGTGTGGGCCGCTCGCCTTTCCGGTTGGCCGGTTCCAGAAAGGGTAGCCGGCTATGACTTGATGCTTTCCATCATGCATGCCCTGCCTCAGTGGGGAATGGGTGTGTATCTTCTTGGGAGCGCGCCAGAGGTCGTTGAATCCGCTAAAAAACGCCTAGAGGAGAATATCCCCGGCCTTCGCGTCCTAGGAGCGCATCATGGTTATTTCAAAGGAGAAGATGCAGAGGAGGATGTCTTATGTTCCATGTGGAACAGTGGCGCCAGGGTCTTCTTCGTGGCTATGGGCGCTCCGAAACAGGAGAAATGGATCGACAAGATGCGGTCCGCAGGCAAATTGCCCCCTGGCCTGTATATCGGTGTAGGTGGGGCCTTCGATGTGGTCGCCGGGATCAAAAAGAGGGCCCCATTATGGATACAAAGAGCTGGCCTGGAATGGCTCTATCGTGTCCTGTCTGAGCCCGCTAGGATACGGAGAGTATGGAATCTGCCCCGATTTATGTGGGCTGTGATGATGCATGAGGCATTGAGGCTATGCCTGGGGCTTAGACTGAGGCGCGACAAGTCAACTGGTGAAGCGCGGCGATAG
- a CDS encoding DUF2993 domain-containing protein has product MALNLEHPRRDHRGPGGPVARWIAISIAATVLALCLASEALLPQMAGRAIEMAFRNNVNRDATIQVEIKTFPAVRMLAGHVDHLTADISRLVLNDLRIKRIFLDAQDIDLDVQRALLKKKVDLRRIDRASVTVVLDQDDINRYIKSRGGLLSLVRVELSRGKAELIGEYPILGKTLTVSVNGHFAVEGATRVKFVIDKAHVEKYLIPKFIQRELTKNLDLSIDLQGLPVPFSIHDVRIEQGAIYVFGGKS; this is encoded by the coding sequence TTGGCACTGAATTTAGAGCATCCGAGGCGGGATCATAGGGGTCCTGGCGGACCTGTCGCGAGGTGGATAGCGATTTCCATAGCAGCAACCGTCCTTGCCTTGTGTCTCGCATCTGAGGCCCTTTTGCCTCAGATGGCCGGACGAGCCATAGAAATGGCCTTTCGGAACAACGTCAATAGAGATGCTACCATTCAAGTTGAAATAAAGACATTCCCTGCGGTCCGCATGCTTGCCGGTCATGTCGACCATCTGACAGCGGATATTTCACGTCTGGTTCTAAATGATCTGAGAATCAAACGGATATTCCTCGATGCTCAAGACATTGATCTTGATGTACAAAGGGCACTCCTGAAGAAGAAGGTTGACTTGAGGAGAATTGACCGGGCATCGGTCACGGTGGTGTTGGATCAGGACGATATCAACAGGTATATAAAATCAAGAGGGGGATTGCTGAGCCTCGTGAGGGTAGAACTCTCACGAGGCAAGGCTGAGCTCATTGGGGAGTATCCGATCCTTGGCAAGACTTTGACGGTGTCTGTCAATGGGCATTTTGCCGTAGAGGGAGCGACACGTGTGAAGTTTGTCATAGACAAAGCCCATGTAGAGAAATACCTCATACCGAAGTTTATACAAAGGGAACTCACAAAGAATCTGGATCTTTCCATAGATCTTCAGGGATTGCCCGTCCCGTTTTCTATCCATGATGTCCGGATAGAGCAGGGCGCCATCTATGTTTTTGGAGGAAAATCTTGA
- the prfB gene encoding peptide chain release factor 2 (programmed frameshift), protein MLSEIKPQVEEIADRLGEMREYLDIAGKERRVAELEEVASRPDFWNDRDQAQRVLQEMSSLKGSVDRVRGLERRVEDLKTLLQLGIEEGDESLEPEIRQDLRDLAKEVDALELSSLLKGEYDGNNAILTIHPGAGGTESQDWADMLLRMYLRWAERRGYKTQIVDLLPGDEAGIKSVTVVVSGENAYGYLKAEKGIHRLVRISPFDANSRRHTSFASVEVIPEIDDNIEIDINPEDLRIDTYRAGGHGGQYVNKTDSAVRITHIPTGIVVQCQNERSQYSNRLTAMKLLRARLFELHQQEQNKKLSEIRGEQREIAWGNQIRSYVFHPYSMVKDHRTGLEKGNAQAVMDGEIDEFIDAFLRGRKNVGTEFRASEAGS, encoded by the exons ATGTTGAGCGAAATCAAACCTCAGGTTGAGGAAATAGCGGACAGATTAGGAGAGATGAGGGAGTATCTT GACATCGCGGGCAAGGAGCGCAGAGTCGCGGAGCTTGAAGAAGTGGCTTCGCGGCCGGATTTTTGGAACGATCGCGACCAGGCGCAGCGGGTGCTGCAGGAGATGAGCTCCCTCAAGGGATCCGTAGACCGTGTGAGGGGACTTGAACGCCGGGTCGAGGACCTGAAGACCCTGTTGCAGCTCGGTATCGAAGAGGGAGATGAGAGCCTGGAGCCTGAGATCCGTCAGGATCTGAGAGATCTGGCGAAAGAAGTGGATGCTCTAGAGCTGTCATCCCTCTTGAAAGGGGAATATGACGGGAACAACGCCATTTTGACCATACACCCGGGCGCCGGGGGAACAGAATCCCAGGATTGGGCGGACATGCTCCTCAGAATGTACCTTAGATGGGCAGAGCGCCGGGGATACAAGACGCAGATCGTTGATCTGCTTCCAGGTGATGAGGCTGGGATCAAGAGCGTTACAGTAGTCGTATCTGGAGAAAACGCCTATGGCTATCTGAAGGCCGAAAAGGGGATTCACCGACTGGTTAGGATATCCCCATTTGACGCAAATTCGCGGCGTCATACTTCTTTTGCGTCTGTGGAAGTCATCCCCGAGATCGATGATAATATTGAGATAGACATTAATCCTGAGGATTTACGGATAGATACCTATCGCGCTGGCGGCCATGGCGGCCAGTATGTGAATAAGACAGACTCTGCGGTGCGGATCACCCATATACCGACCGGGATTGTGGTTCAATGCCAGAATGAGCGTTCACAATACAGCAATAGGCTGACTGCGATGAAACTTCTGCGGGCTCGTCTCTTCGAGCTTCATCAGCAGGAACAAAATAAGAAGCTTTCGGAGATCCGGGGCGAGCAACGAGAGATCGCATGGGGCAATCAAATAAGATCTTATGTATTTCACCCATACTCGATGGTAAAGGACCACAGGACCGGCCTTGAGAAGGGGAATGCACAGGCTGTAATGGACGGAGAGATCGACGAATTCATTGATGCGTTTTTGAGAGGCAGGAAAAACGTTGGCACTGAATTTAGAGCATCCGAGGCGGGATCATAG
- the secA gene encoding preprotein translocase subunit SecA, translating to MFGFVKNLFDFNRKELIRLQEKVREINALEPEISRLSDEELVSKTDEFRERVANGESLDDLLPEAFAVVREASVRTLGMRHFDVQLMGGIVLHEGRIAEMKTGEGKTLVATLPVYLNALEGKGVHVVTVNDYLARRDAEWMGAIYRFLKLKVGVITHDLDVEGRKEAYAADITYGTNNEFGFDYLRDNMVLRKEDMVQRSLNYAIVDEVDSILIDEARTPLIISGQAEKPTDLYYKFARIVTRLRPEEDYTVDEKAKTVAITEAGVAKVEKMLNVDNLYDDANNDLAHYLNQALRAHALMKRDRDYVVKDGKVIIVDEFTGRLMFGRRYSDGLHQAIEAKENVRIERESQTLASITFQNYFRMYRKLAGMTGTAATEEEEFRKIYGLDVVVIPTNAPMIRVDHPDMVYKTERAKFAAVVKEIVELHKKGQPVLVGTISIEKSERLSALLSREGVPHQVLNAKYHEKEAEIIAQAGRLGAVTIATNMAGRGTDIVLGGNPEYIARQKLRSLGYDPSVIFAATERGPSNVPEVLEAREKYREILAEVKKETDAEHEKVVALGGLHIIGTERHESRRIDNQLRGRAGRQGDPGSSRFYVSLEDDLMRLFGGEMITKWMERLGWEEDVPIEHPRLSRSIEMAQKRVEARNFDIRKQVLEYDDVMNKQREVIYKERRRVLEGTDLKPVILDMIHEVIKGLVDAYAGEKVHPDEWDLEGLLNQLEIVFGFKFNMSEEQLRSRGRNSLLADLYEIARTAYDEKEKLIGADEMRALERFIMLRIVDAKWMDHLEAMDDLREGIGLRAYGERNPLIEYKMEAFDLFNSMIAGIREDTVRWVFRFNPAQTARHPVEKPRIAVVTNRDEDEGHPKPVKRNVKKVGRNDPCPCGSGKKYKKCCGKTA from the coding sequence ATGTTCGGGTTCGTCAAGAACCTTTTTGACTTTAATAGAAAAGAACTCATTCGCCTTCAGGAAAAGGTCCGGGAAATAAACGCCCTTGAGCCGGAAATCTCCCGTCTTTCTGATGAGGAGCTGGTTTCGAAGACAGATGAATTTCGGGAGAGGGTGGCGAATGGCGAATCACTTGATGATCTCCTGCCGGAGGCATTTGCCGTGGTGCGGGAGGCTTCAGTGCGTACATTGGGAATGCGCCATTTCGACGTGCAGCTCATGGGCGGCATAGTTCTCCATGAGGGTCGCATCGCTGAGATGAAAACTGGCGAAGGCAAGACCCTTGTCGCAACGCTCCCTGTTTACCTCAATGCTCTTGAGGGCAAGGGAGTTCATGTGGTCACGGTCAATGATTACCTCGCCAGACGCGATGCTGAATGGATGGGCGCCATCTACCGGTTTTTGAAACTCAAAGTAGGCGTAATTACGCACGACCTGGATGTGGAAGGGCGAAAAGAGGCATATGCAGCCGATATCACCTATGGGACGAATAACGAATTTGGTTTCGACTACCTGAGGGATAACATGGTGCTCCGCAAGGAGGACATGGTCCAGCGATCCTTGAATTATGCCATTGTTGATGAGGTAGACAGCATCTTGATTGATGAGGCCAGGACGCCGCTCATCATCTCGGGACAGGCTGAAAAGCCCACTGATCTTTATTATAAATTTGCAAGGATCGTCACCCGTTTGAGGCCTGAAGAAGACTATACCGTGGATGAAAAAGCCAAGACTGTTGCCATAACGGAGGCCGGGGTTGCCAAGGTCGAAAAGATGCTCAATGTTGACAACCTGTATGATGACGCCAATAACGACCTTGCCCATTACTTGAACCAGGCGCTCAGGGCCCATGCCCTCATGAAGCGGGACAGGGATTATGTGGTGAAGGATGGCAAGGTCATCATCGTGGATGAATTCACAGGCAGGCTCATGTTCGGGAGGAGATACAGCGATGGGCTGCACCAGGCGATCGAGGCTAAGGAAAATGTGAGGATCGAGCGGGAGAGTCAGACCCTTGCATCTATAACTTTCCAGAATTATTTTAGAATGTATCGCAAGCTTGCTGGAATGACTGGAACCGCCGCCACGGAAGAGGAAGAATTTAGGAAGATATATGGCCTGGATGTGGTTGTGATTCCGACCAACGCCCCTATGATAAGAGTAGATCATCCTGACATGGTATACAAGACGGAGCGAGCCAAGTTTGCTGCAGTAGTAAAGGAAATCGTGGAATTGCACAAGAAAGGGCAACCGGTGCTGGTTGGGACGATTTCCATCGAGAAATCGGAAAGGCTGAGCGCCCTCTTGAGCCGGGAAGGCGTGCCGCACCAGGTGTTGAACGCAAAGTACCACGAAAAAGAGGCCGAGATAATCGCGCAGGCAGGAAGACTTGGGGCCGTTACGATAGCCACGAACATGGCAGGACGCGGTACAGATATCGTCCTGGGAGGCAATCCAGAGTATATCGCCAGGCAAAAGCTTCGCAGCCTGGGGTATGACCCATCGGTGATCTTCGCTGCCACGGAGCGGGGCCCATCAAATGTCCCCGAAGTTCTCGAGGCGCGTGAAAAATACAGGGAGATCCTGGCCGAGGTCAAGAAGGAGACGGATGCGGAACATGAGAAGGTAGTGGCCCTCGGCGGGCTTCATATCATTGGCACCGAGCGCCACGAGAGCAGGCGCATAGATAATCAGCTTCGAGGCAGGGCGGGTAGGCAGGGAGACCCAGGGTCTTCAAGGTTTTATGTTTCGCTCGAGGATGACCTCATGCGCCTCTTTGGCGGAGAAATGATAACCAAGTGGATGGAGCGCCTCGGATGGGAAGAAGATGTGCCCATCGAGCATCCCAGGCTGTCGCGTAGCATAGAAATGGCGCAGAAGCGGGTTGAAGCCCGGAACTTCGATATACGTAAACAGGTACTTGAATATGACGATGTAATGAACAAGCAGAGGGAAGTCATATACAAAGAGCGGCGCCGTGTCTTGGAAGGCACGGACCTTAAGCCGGTGATCCTCGATATGATACATGAGGTAATCAAGGGCCTGGTAGATGCCTATGCCGGCGAGAAAGTTCATCCTGATGAATGGGACCTCGAGGGGCTCTTGAATCAGCTTGAAATCGTATTCGGGTTCAAGTTCAATATGAGTGAAGAGCAGCTTAGATCCAGAGGCCGTAATAGTCTCCTCGCCGACCTCTATGAGATCGCGCGAACTGCCTATGATGAAAAGGAAAAACTCATCGGGGCTGATGAGATGCGCGCCCTCGAGAGGTTCATAATGTTGAGGATCGTGGATGCTAAATGGATGGACCATCTGGAGGCCATGGATGATCTACGTGAGGGAATAGGCCTGCGGGCTTATGGCGAAAGGAACCCGCTCATTGAATATAAGATGGAAGCTTTTGATCTGTTCAATTCCATGATAGCTGGTATACGGGAGGATACAGTCCGCTGGGTGTTCAGGTTCAATCCCGCCCAGACTGCGAGACATCCTGTGGAGAAGCCCAGAATTGCAGTCGTGACCAATAGGGATGAAGATGAGGGACATCCGAAGCCGGTAAAGCGGAATGTCAAAAAGGTGGGCCGAAATGATCCATGCCCATGTGGCAGTGGTAAGAAATACAAAAAATGCTGTGGTAAGACAGCGTAG
- the raiA gene encoding ribosome-associated translation inhibitor RaiA → MEIIFKGKNLELTPALKGYAEKKVGKIQKFFEKAIVGANVVFSVEKGLHTVDITVQVDGLLLKGEETTGDMYASIDGAVDSIERQIRKYKTRINRKLRQLGTKLVESALNEANEQGEAEEPRIVKTKRFAIKPMSVEEAVMQMDLLGHDFFVFSNAETEEVNVVYRRRDGNYGLIEPEF, encoded by the coding sequence ATGGAAATAATATTCAAAGGCAAGAATCTGGAACTCACTCCGGCGCTGAAGGGGTATGCCGAAAAGAAGGTTGGCAAGATCCAGAAATTCTTTGAAAAGGCGATCGTGGGGGCTAATGTGGTCTTTAGTGTCGAAAAGGGACTCCATACCGTGGATATAACCGTGCAGGTGGATGGGCTCTTGCTGAAGGGTGAAGAGACCACCGGAGACATGTATGCCTCGATCGATGGCGCCGTGGATAGCATCGAGCGACAGATTCGGAAATATAAGACGAGGATCAATCGGAAACTGCGCCAGCTTGGCACCAAATTGGTGGAATCTGCTTTGAATGAGGCGAACGAACAGGGTGAGGCAGAGGAACCGCGCATCGTGAAGACAAAACGCTTCGCCATCAAGCCGATGTCCGTGGAAGAGGCTGTAATGCAGATGGATCTCCTCGGGCATGACTTCTTCGTCTTCTCCAATGCTGAGACAGAAGAGGTGAATGTCGTATATCGTCGTAGGGACGGAAATTACGGCCTGATCGAACCGGAGTTTTAG
- a CDS encoding amino acid ABC transporter permease — protein MAGVSSILDVIGRLLPAFRVDIIQRSLLFLLQGAWMTLRLTTLAVFFGIIIGTFVGIARVSKGRLISLLAAVYVDFLRGTPLLVQIFLIHMGLPQLIGSPVPPYISALSALSINSGAYVAEIIRAGIQSIHRGQMEAARSLGMSYAQAMRYVILPQAFRRIIPPLGNEFIALLKDSSLVSVIAMEELVRKGQIVIGRTFRPFEIWTMVAIMYLVMTVSISRLVAFTEKKLHIPH, from the coding sequence ATGGCGGGGGTGTCGTCGATTCTAGATGTAATAGGCCGCCTTCTACCCGCATTTAGAGTAGATATAATACAGAGGTCATTGCTTTTCTTGCTTCAAGGCGCCTGGATGACATTGCGCCTTACCACGCTTGCGGTATTTTTCGGAATCATAATAGGTACTTTCGTAGGCATAGCAAGGGTCTCAAAAGGTCGACTCATCTCGCTCCTGGCCGCTGTCTACGTGGATTTTCTGAGAGGGACGCCCCTACTAGTGCAGATTTTCCTGATTCATATGGGGCTGCCGCAGCTTATAGGTTCTCCTGTGCCTCCCTATATTTCTGCCCTTTCTGCGCTTAGCATCAATAGCGGCGCCTACGTGGCAGAAATCATACGAGCTGGTATCCAGTCCATTCACAGAGGCCAGATGGAAGCGGCGAGGTCCCTGGGGATGTCCTACGCTCAGGCTATGCGATATGTCATCCTGCCGCAGGCCTTCAGGCGAATTATACCACCTCTTGGGAACGAGTTCATAGCCTTGCTCAAGGACTCTTCTCTCGTATCGGTGATAGCTATGGAGGAACTCGTGAGGAAGGGCCAAATTGTCATCGGGCGCACGTTCAGGCCTTTTGAAATATGGACCATGGTTGCCATCATGTATCTAGTGATGACAGTGAGCATCTCGAGACTAGTTGCCTTTACTGAGAAGAAATTACATATTCCTCACTGA
- a CDS encoding basic amino acid ABC transporter substrate-binding protein — protein sequence MKRNAILLIVVAAIVLIAVGLAVRKPAQEQAATGKAGADLPVLKVGTDAAFPPFEFQDEKTGEIKGFDVDLITAIAQEMGMKAEIINTAWDGIIPGLLNGNYDVIASGMTITDERAQSVDFSDPYFTAGLVIATLANNDSIKTPQDLAGKKVSVQINTTGDLFASKMKELGEVKRFNLVPDAFLELKNGGVDACIMDLAVAKDFVKQDNSFKIVGNPITVEYYGFAIRKGREDLLKNINRALATLKSTGKYDEIYAKYFEAAAEESK from the coding sequence ATGAAACGCAATGCGATTCTCTTGATTGTGGTCGCAGCCATCGTCCTGATCGCCGTCGGCCTGGCCGTCAGGAAGCCTGCGCAGGAGCAGGCCGCGACCGGGAAAGCCGGGGCGGATTTGCCAGTCCTCAAAGTTGGCACCGATGCCGCCTTCCCTCCTTTCGAATTTCAAGACGAAAAAACAGGTGAGATCAAAGGATTTGATGTAGACCTTATCACTGCCATTGCCCAGGAAATGGGCATGAAGGCCGAGATAATCAATACCGCGTGGGATGGAATAATACCAGGTCTTTTGAATGGAAATTATGATGTCATCGCCTCTGGGATGACCATCACAGATGAACGCGCACAGAGCGTAGATTTTTCCGATCCATACTTTACCGCTGGTCTTGTTATCGCTACTCTCGCCAATAATGATAGCATCAAGACCCCGCAGGACCTTGCTGGTAAGAAGGTCTCTGTTCAGATCAACACCACAGGTGATCTCTTCGCATCCAAGATGAAGGAGCTGGGCGAAGTCAAGAGGTTCAACCTTGTGCCTGATGCTTTCCTGGAACTCAAAAATGGTGGCGTGGATGCCTGCATAATGGATCTTGCCGTAGCCAAGGATTTCGTGAAACAAGATAATTCCTTCAAGATCGTCGGTAATCCAATTACAGTTGAGTACTATGGATTTGCGATACGTAAGGGTCGTGAGGACCTCCTCAAAAATATCAACAGGGCGCTTGCCACTCTCAAGAGCACAGGCAAATATGACGAGATCTACGCCAAATATTTTGAGGCGGCCGCCGAAGAGAGCAAGTAA
- a CDS encoding zinc-binding protein: MEFKDKVLKCRDCGAEFVFTAGEQQFYAEKGFQNEPTRCRDCRSARKRGRSEGGPREMYTVTCSACGREAQVPFKPRNDRPVYCKDCFDSMRG; this comes from the coding sequence GTGGAGTTTAAGGATAAAGTGCTAAAGTGTCGCGATTGCGGGGCTGAGTTTGTGTTCACTGCTGGCGAACAGCAATTTTATGCAGAGAAGGGCTTCCAGAATGAGCCTACACGCTGCAGAGATTGCCGTTCAGCCAGGAAGAGAGGCCGCAGCGAGGGTGGGCCCAGGGAAATGTATACAGTCACATGCTCTGCCTGTGGCCGCGAAGCCCAGGTCCCGTTCAAGCCGCGGAATGATCGTCCTGTTTACTGCAAGGATTGCTTTGACTCGATGAGAGGGTAG
- a CDS encoding Gfo/Idh/MocA family oxidoreductase → MDVVRAAIVGMGIGRPNARAIARNPRGRVVALCDLVEERMKDFAKELPEPVKMYTDYKEMCRDPEIDAVFVGTPNQWHVPIALEAVRNGKHVLVTKPLADSERAAAELVEAAEAAGVVNMMSLSTRFDAPCRYLGKLAQNGFFGELYYARALSVRRSGIPAWNLGFIQAGGGAFRDMGVHVLDAVWWLLGMPKPISALAISGAKFGPRGLGYWDWKVPPKEVYTQYAADDYAGGFILFEGGIGVQVESFWASHQPEEFQIVLFGTEAGAKLSPLTLYRTENGAPQDITVNIPKGPEAWDAIAAHFIDCILDGVPCEAPLRHGLIVQKMMEAVLKSAEIGREVRIS, encoded by the coding sequence ATGGATGTAGTGAGGGCAGCTATCGTAGGAATGGGAATCGGCAGGCCCAATGCCCGTGCCATCGCGCGAAATCCGCGAGGCCGTGTAGTAGCGCTCTGCGATCTAGTAGAAGAGCGTATGAAGGACTTTGCGAAAGAGCTTCCTGAGCCCGTGAAAATGTATACTGATTACAAGGAAATGTGCAGAGATCCAGAGATTGATGCGGTGTTCGTAGGCACTCCGAACCAGTGGCATGTTCCTATCGCTCTGGAGGCCGTGCGCAACGGAAAGCATGTGCTGGTGACAAAACCCCTGGCGGATTCGGAGAGAGCAGCTGCGGAACTGGTAGAGGCGGCTGAGGCGGCCGGGGTAGTAAATATGATGTCGCTGAGCACGAGATTTGACGCCCCATGCCGTTACCTGGGGAAACTTGCGCAGAATGGTTTCTTCGGCGAGCTATATTACGCACGGGCCCTGAGTGTCAGGCGAAGCGGCATACCAGCCTGGAATCTGGGCTTCATCCAGGCAGGCGGCGGAGCATTCCGTGATATGGGTGTACATGTACTTGATGCCGTCTGGTGGCTTCTGGGGATGCCGAAGCCTATCAGCGCCCTGGCTATATCTGGCGCGAAATTTGGTCCAAGAGGCCTCGGCTACTGGGATTGGAAGGTGCCTCCCAAGGAGGTCTACACACAGTATGCGGCAGACGACTATGCAGGCGGCTTTATTCTATTTGAAGGCGGTATCGGCGTTCAGGTGGAGAGCTTCTGGGCTTCACACCAGCCGGAAGAATTCCAGATCGTGCTCTTTGGAACCGAAGCTGGCGCGAAATTATCACCGCTTACCCTCTATCGCACTGAAAATGGAGCTCCCCAGGACATCACCGTTAATATTCCTAAAGGCCCGGAAGCATGGGACGCGATCGCTGCACATTTTATCGACTGCATCCTCGACGGGGTCCCGTGTGAGGCCCCGCTACGGCATGGTCTGATCGTCCAGAAAATGATGGAGGCTGTTCTAAAGAGCGCGGAAATAGGCCGGGAGGTCCGAATATCTTAA